Sequence from the Sphingomonas sp. KR3-1 genome:
GCTCCGGCGCGAGAACATGGCATTCCTGCAGGTCGACCAGATTGTGGCTGCCCTGCCCGGTGAAGCCGAGCAGCACCTGGCGGCCGCGGCGCTCGGCATGGAGCGTGGCCCTGCGGCGCGTCCTGGGCGGCGAGAGCAGCGGCGCGCGGACCTCGGTCTCGAGCTTGTGCTGCGCCAGCGCGCCGGCGATGCGATCGGTGATGAAGCCGCTCCAGGCGGCGTCGTCGAGATGCTGGAGCTGGCAGCCGCCGCATTCGGGGAAATGCCGGCAGGGCGGCTGCTGGTGGTGCGGCCCGGGCGTGATCGCGCCGTGCGCGTCGACCTGATCGCCGGGCGCCGCGAAGGGAATGTAGCGGCCATCGGCGGTGACACCCTCGCCGCGCCCCGCGACTTTCAGGACTTCGCTCAGAGGCATTCGGAGATCGCTTGGGACAAGTGCATCGGCAGCGCATCGGCGATGAAGGCCGGTCCTGCAAGCGCCGCGGCGCGGGCGTGGAGCCAGACCGCGGCTTCGGCGGCGTTTTTGTTGCCAACGGCGACCTGCGCGGCGAGCGTGCCGGCAAGGACATCGCCGGTACCCGCGGTGGAGAGCCAGGACGAGGCATGCGCCAGAACGCGCACCTCGCCGCGGGACGTGGCGATCACGGTGTCGGCGCCCTTGTGGACCACCGTTGCGCGGGTCTCGGCGGCTGCGGTGAGGGTACGGGTGATCTTGTCGCCCTCCCCCTCGAACATCCGGTCGAACTCGCCCGAATGCGGGGTGAGCCAGGTCGCGGCGGTGCGGCGCTGGAGCCAGGCGGTGGCGGACTTGCCGAGCAGGGTCAGCGCATCGCCGTCGAGGACCAGCGGGAGATTGGCGCCCAGCGCAGCCTTGAGCAGACCCTCGGCGCGGCGATCGCGGCCGAGGCCAGGGCCGACCACGACCGCGCCGATGCGGGTTTCGGTGAGGAAATCGGCGAGATCGTCGCCATTGCCGATGCGGTGGCGGACCAGCGCGTCGGGGCCGCCGGTACTGCCGTCGGCGCAGGCGAGGATCGTGTACCCTGCCCCGCCGGCCATCGCGGCATGCGTGGCGAGGCGCGCGGCGCCGGGCATGTCGCCCTCGACCACCACGACCAGGCCGCGGCTATATTTGTGCGCCCGCGCGCCGGGGACGGCGAGATGCGGGCGCGTGACGGTTCGCCACACGCTATCCACCGGCACGTCGATATCGGCGAGCATGACATGGCCGCAGCGCTCCAGCCCGGCACCCAGGACATGGGCGGGCTTGAGCGCGCCCAGCGCCAGCGTCGCGCTGATGCCCTTCGGCGCGCCGAGATCGGCGCCGCTGTCGGTGGCGAGGCCCGAGGGAAGATCGATCGCGAGGCTGAAGCGCGCGGCGGCGACCAGCTCGGCGAACACCGGGCCGATGCCGCGCTCGAGCGGACGGGTGAGGCCGGTGCCGAACAGGCCGTCGACCAGCACCGGGCGCGGGCGAGCCTGGTAGAGCGAGGCGACCTCGCCGCCCCAGCGCTCGAGCATCGCCCGGCCGGCGGGCGTGCCGGGCTCGCCGCAGGCGGCGACCGCGACGTCATGGCCGGCTGCCTTCAACAGGCGCGCGGCGACATAGGCGTCCCCGCCATTGTTGCCGGCGCCGGCAAGGACCAGGATCGGACTGCCGGACGCGAACCGCGCGACTTCGCGCGCCACTGCGGCGCCGGCGCGCTCCATGACGTCGAGCTGGGGCTCGCGCCGGAACACTGCCTCCTCGGCGACGCGCATCTGGGCAGCGGTGACGATCGGTGCGCCGGGCGGGATCATTTGCCCGGTTTGGCCCCGCGCACGGTTGCAGGCAAGCGGTAGCGCGCGCCGCCGATCGAGACTTCGATCAGATCTGGTGCGAGCGGCG
This genomic interval carries:
- a CDS encoding NAD(P)H-hydrate dehydratase, coding for MIPPGAPIVTAAQMRVAEEAVFRREPQLDVMERAGAAVAREVARFASGSPILVLAGAGNNGGDAYVAARLLKAAGHDVAVAACGEPGTPAGRAMLERWGGEVASLYQARPRPVLVDGLFGTGLTRPLERGIGPVFAELVAAARFSLAIDLPSGLATDSGADLGAPKGISATLALGALKPAHVLGAGLERCGHVMLADIDVPVDSVWRTVTRPHLAVPGARAHKYSRGLVVVVEGDMPGAARLATHAAMAGGAGYTILACADGSTGGPDALVRHRIGNGDDLADFLTETRIGAVVVGPGLGRDRRAEGLLKAALGANLPLVLDGDALTLLGKSATAWLQRRTAATWLTPHSGEFDRMFEGEGDKITRTLTAAAETRATVVHKGADTVIATSRGEVRVLAHASSWLSTAGTGDVLAGTLAAQVAVGNKNAAEAAVWLHARAAALAGPAFIADALPMHLSQAISECL